From Paenibacillus sp. PK3_47, the proteins below share one genomic window:
- a CDS encoding heptaprenyl diphosphate synthase component 1 has translation MLYIFLNHGTPDGDRNGELYTLVTGLVQLALDTHESIDRSSEQPGGDAMRSRQLKVLAGDYFSSWFYRLLARSGQIEMIGILSTAIAEFNVMKAGLYSKMTGMLLSAEQYLRHTVQLNMRLFLSFTPMIEAPLADLWQKLLAEFSHCETVFLELRRSNDPAGAREGYCYWKLLESAAEDERKLLLDRNLDVKDWKKLKLKYKCDSLLTDKLHASLQSIEGLLQGIKDEHLKGELNAALDRFLLQMKISGQAAVEG, from the coding sequence TTGTTATATATTTTTCTTAACCATGGCACTCCTGACGGGGACCGCAATGGAGAACTTTACACACTGGTAACAGGACTTGTGCAGCTTGCCCTGGATACGCATGAGAGCATTGACCGCTCTTCTGAGCAGCCGGGGGGAGATGCTATGCGTTCAAGACAGCTTAAGGTGCTGGCCGGCGACTACTTCAGCAGCTGGTTTTACCGTCTGCTTGCCAGAAGCGGGCAGATTGAAATGATCGGCATCTTAAGTACGGCCATTGCCGAGTTCAATGTAATGAAGGCCGGACTTTACAGCAAAATGACGGGGATGCTGCTCTCCGCTGAACAATACCTGCGGCACACGGTACAGCTCAATATGCGGCTGTTTCTTTCTTTTACTCCCATGATAGAAGCTCCGCTTGCCGATTTGTGGCAGAAGCTGCTGGCGGAATTCAGCCACTGCGAGACTGTGTTCCTGGAGCTGCGGCGCAGCAATGATCCGGCAGGAGCCCGGGAAGGGTATTGCTACTGGAAGCTGCTTGAATCGGCGGCGGAGGACGAAAGAAAGCTGCTCCTTGACCGGAATCTTGATGTGAAGGACTGGAAGAAGCTCAAGCTGAAGTATAAATGCGACTCTCTGCTGACCGACAAGCTGCATGCTTCGCTTCAATCCATTGAGGGACTGCTGCAGGGCATTAAGGACGAGCATTTGAAAGGCGAGCTGAACGCTGCGCTTGACCGTTTCCTTTTACAAATGAAAATTTCCGGACAAGCAGCCGTGGAGGGGTAG
- the mtrB gene encoding trp RNA-binding attenuation protein MtrB, translating into MTEKNNGGSPAPSGSEYIVVKAKENGVQVIGLTRGLDTRFHHTEKLDKGEVLIAQFTDHTSAMKIRGKAEIWSKHGQLESES; encoded by the coding sequence ATGACCGAGAAGAATAACGGCGGCAGCCCCGCACCGTCCGGCAGCGAGTATATCGTAGTGAAGGCCAAGGAGAACGGCGTTCAGGTCATCGGGCTCACCAGAGGGCTCGATACCCGGTTTCACCATACCGAGAAGCTGGACAAGGGTGAAGTGCTGATCGCCCAATTCACCGATCATACCTCAGCCATGAAGATCCGCGGTAAAGCAGAAATTTGGAGCAAGCACGGACAACTGGAAAGTGAAAGCTGA
- a CDS encoding HU family DNA-binding protein, with product MNKSDLINVVTEATELPKKDATKAVDAVFEAITGALQNGDKVQLVGFGNFEVRERSARKGRNPQTGEEIEIPSSKVPAFKPGKALKDGIK from the coding sequence ATGAATAAATCAGATTTGATCAACGTGGTTACAGAAGCAACTGAACTTCCCAAGAAAGATGCTACTAAAGCGGTAGATGCCGTTTTCGAAGCGATCACTGGTGCTCTGCAAAACGGAGATAAAGTACAGCTGGTTGGATTCGGAAACTTTGAAGTGCGCGAACGTTCCGCACGTAAAGGCCGCAACCCGCAAACTGGTGAAGAAATCGAAATTCCTTCGAGCAAGGTACCGGCTTTCAAACCCGGTAAAGCTCTTAAAGACGGAATCAAATAG
- the spoIVA gene encoding stage IV sporulation protein A: protein MEKVDIFKDIAERTGGDIYLGVVGAVRTGKSTFIKRFMETIVLPNITSEADRVRAVDELPQSAAGKTIMTTEPKFVPNNAVQIKVAEGLEVNVRLVDCVGYAVEGAKGYEDENGPRMISTPWFEEPIPFQEAAEIGTRKVIQEHSTLGVVVTTDGTIAEIPRYSYIDSEERVIAELKEVGKPFVLVINSTRPRSEEAQQLRSELALKYDIPVMTLSAANMTEEDVTGVLREVLYEFPVHEVNVNLPSWVMVLGENHWLRSSYENSVRDTVKDIRRLRDVDRLVAQFTEYDFIERAGLSGMNMGQGVAEIDLYAPEELYDQVLMEVVGVEIRGKDHLLQLMQDFSHAKREYDRFSEALEMVKTTGYGIAAPSLAEMALDEPELIRQGTRFGVRLKATAPSIHMIRVDVESEFSPIIGTEKQSEELVRYLMQDFENDPIKIWESDIFGRSLHSIVREGIQGKIAMMPDNARYKLQETLGRIINEGSGGLIAIIL from the coding sequence TTGGAAAAAGTGGATATTTTCAAGGACATTGCCGAGCGTACCGGCGGAGATATTTATCTTGGCGTCGTCGGCGCGGTTCGCACGGGAAAGTCAACATTTATCAAACGCTTTATGGAGACCATCGTCTTGCCGAACATCACGAGTGAAGCTGACCGTGTCAGAGCTGTTGACGAGCTTCCGCAAAGCGCGGCAGGCAAAACCATCATGACTACAGAACCTAAATTTGTTCCGAATAACGCGGTGCAGATCAAGGTTGCAGAAGGCCTGGAGGTCAACGTCCGGCTGGTAGACTGTGTAGGCTACGCTGTGGAGGGCGCAAAGGGTTATGAGGATGAAAACGGTCCGCGCATGATCTCCACACCATGGTTTGAGGAACCGATTCCTTTCCAGGAAGCGGCAGAAATCGGTACGCGCAAGGTGATACAGGAGCATTCCACACTGGGTGTGGTTGTGACTACAGACGGTACGATTGCAGAAATTCCGCGTTACTCGTATATAGACTCCGAAGAGCGCGTCATCGCTGAACTGAAAGAGGTCGGCAAGCCGTTCGTGCTGGTGATCAACTCTACCCGGCCGCGCAGCGAGGAAGCGCAGCAGCTCCGCAGTGAGCTGGCGTTGAAATACGACATCCCGGTGATGACTCTCAGCGCCGCCAATATGACGGAAGAGGATGTAACCGGAGTACTCCGTGAGGTGCTCTACGAGTTTCCGGTCCATGAAGTAAATGTAAATCTCCCGAGCTGGGTGATGGTGCTTGGAGAGAATCACTGGCTGCGCAGCAGCTATGAGAATTCTGTCCGCGATACAGTGAAGGACATCCGCCGCCTGCGTGATGTTGACCGTCTGGTCGCCCAGTTTACCGAATATGATTTTATTGAAAGAGCCGGGCTCAGCGGTATGAACATGGGTCAAGGTGTGGCGGAGATTGATCTGTATGCGCCGGAAGAACTATACGACCAGGTTCTGATGGAGGTTGTCGGTGTGGAGATCCGCGGCAAGGATCATCTGCTGCAGCTGATGCAGGATTTCTCGCATGCCAAACGTGAATACGACCGCTTCTCGGAAGCGCTTGAGATGGTCAAAACGACGGGTTACGGCATCGCTGCTCCTTCCCTTGCCGAAATGGCGCTGGATGAGCCGGAGCTGATCCGCCAGGGTACGCGTTTCGGGGTGCGCCTGAAGGCGACGGCACCTTCGATTCATATGATCCGGGTGGATGTTGAATCCGAATTCTCACCGATCATCGGTACGGAGAAGCAGAGTGAAGAGCTGGTCCGCTACCTGATGCAGGACTTTGAGAATGATCCGATCAAAATTTGGGAATCGGATATCTTCGGACGCTCGCTGCATTCCATTGTACGCGAAGGAATTCAGGGCAAAATCGCCATGATGCCGGATAATGCCCGCTACAAGCTGCAGGAAACACTTGGGCGGATTATCAATGAGGGCTCCGGCGGTCTGATAGCAATCATTCTGTAA
- a CDS encoding DUF3939 domain-containing protein — protein MRSTRQGTSYWRSAGQLMGITLLLCILSGCMYPGEQKQGGRNYGESVKRVQAAVDAYQQEEELLPILNSEESTPRYEKFVIDLELLRQKGYLDEVPAAAFQKGGSAHFLILDEESDPTVKLMDLVTVQKVNDVQRQVNRYKSAHGGELPAGEELYPGLSAIDSQKAGTGSITLNSVYSGQPLEFLMDKDGNVYVDYSIDIMSAINREGSTPEPGRDLRLELEQASYYVPVKSLPYEWKDGHPVPVPVLP, from the coding sequence GTGAGGAGTACAAGGCAAGGGACAAGCTACTGGAGAAGTGCCGGACAGCTTATGGGCATCACCCTGCTGTTATGTATTCTCTCGGGCTGCATGTATCCCGGAGAGCAGAAGCAGGGAGGGAGGAATTACGGCGAGAGCGTGAAGCGGGTTCAGGCTGCGGTAGATGCCTATCAGCAGGAGGAAGAACTGCTGCCGATCCTTAATAGCGAAGAATCAACGCCGCGTTATGAAAAATTCGTCATTGACCTCGAACTGCTGCGGCAAAAAGGGTATCTGGATGAAGTTCCGGCGGCAGCATTCCAAAAGGGAGGGAGCGCCCATTTTCTAATTCTGGACGAAGAAAGTGATCCTACGGTCAAGCTCATGGATCTTGTTACCGTCCAGAAAGTCAATGATGTCCAGCGCCAGGTGAACCGGTATAAATCAGCACATGGCGGTGAACTTCCTGCAGGAGAAGAACTGTACCCTGGTTTATCAGCCATAGATTCCCAAAAAGCCGGGACGGGTTCCATAACACTGAACAGCGTCTATTCCGGACAGCCGCTGGAGTTCCTTATGGACAAGGACGGCAATGTCTATGTTGATTACAGCATCGATATCATGTCAGCAATCAACAGGGAGGGCAGCACTCCTGAGCCCGGCAGGGATCTGCGCCTTGAACTGGAGCAGGCTTCTTACTATGTACCTGTAAAATCACTCCCCTATGAATGGAAGGATGGCCATCCTGTTCCCGTGCCTGTTCTTCCGTAA
- a CDS encoding 2Fe-2S iron-sulfur cluster-binding protein, which produces MKPQKGLTVIFQPDGRKAVVPQGISLLEAARKAGVVLPTRCGGKAGCLMCKVNVDKEFAGAVRPPGDNERRKLGSMLESGTRLACQTAVLNNLTVSVPEDPLKAAVRRRLEAARRGEAEELW; this is translated from the coding sequence ATGAAACCGCAAAAAGGATTAACTGTTATTTTCCAGCCGGACGGCCGCAAAGCTGTAGTACCGCAGGGGATTTCGCTGCTGGAGGCTGCCCGCAAGGCCGGGGTTGTTCTGCCTACCCGGTGCGGCGGCAAAGCAGGCTGCCTGATGTGCAAAGTGAATGTAGACAAGGAATTTGCCGGGGCAGTTAGACCTCCGGGGGACAATGAACGCCGCAAGCTTGGCAGTATGCTGGAATCAGGGACGCGCCTGGCCTGCCAGACTGCCGTCCTGAATAATTTGACCGTCAGCGTTCCTGAAGACCCGCTCAAGGCGGCTGTGCGGCGCAGGCTGGAGGCTGCGCGGCGCGGTGAGGCGGAGGAGCTCTGGTAG
- a CDS encoding DUF2768 family protein: protein MDPMTKMWLSLIAILIMGLSVFLITFARSKTKGLLRAVLSVVAFIIMLIGLLGGAASIM from the coding sequence ATGGATCCAATGACAAAAATGTGGCTGTCACTGATTGCTATATTAATAATGGGACTCTCCGTATTTTTGATTACCTTCGCCCGCAGCAAGACAAAAGGTCTGCTTAGAGCCGTATTGTCCGTAGTCGCTTTTATCATCATGCTGATCGGCCTCTTGGGTGGGGCCGCTTCAATTATGTAA
- a CDS encoding stage VI sporulation protein F translates to MSRDFSKDALNAINKKTGKKITPGAVQKLASTVKPGTTQNEAQLRQLIKQVSAMAKVPVSEATVQEIISAVKKGGATSGTMESLMKMMLKK, encoded by the coding sequence GTGAGCAGAGACTTTTCCAAGGACGCCTTGAACGCCATCAACAAAAAGACAGGCAAGAAAATTACACCCGGTGCCGTACAAAAGCTGGCAAGCACAGTCAAGCCGGGAACCACGCAGAACGAAGCCCAGCTCCGCCAGTTAATCAAGCAGGTGTCAGCAATGGCGAAGGTGCCGGTTAGCGAGGCAACTGTGCAGGAGATTATCAGTGCTGTCAAAAAGGGCGGTGCAACCTCCGGTACAATGGAGTCATTAATGAAAATGATGCTGAAAAAATAA
- a CDS encoding NAD(P)H-dependent glycerol-3-phosphate dehydrogenase, with protein sequence MSDKVTVLVAGSWGTALASVLAANHPQVYLWTRKPEQAAEINESHTNEHYLPGITLADNIIATTDMEAAVSGSKAVVIVAPSSGMRQVARSLKAFWKEDMLCIHATKGFETESRKRMSTVISEELGCREEQIVVLSGPSHAEEVVRLCPTTVVVASRDDSRAAAAQELFINNDFRVYTNRDQVGVELAGALKNIIALGAGLSDGLGFGDNAKAALLTRGLAEISRVGVELGANPLTFSGLAGLGDLVVTATSQHSRNWRAGSLLGKGKPLAEVLDSMGMVVEGIRTTEAAYAISLDLGVQMPITDQIYHVLFKDRTPRNAVEALMGRDRKTEMEAISQETWEQWHS encoded by the coding sequence TTGTCTGATAAAGTAACCGTACTGGTCGCAGGCAGCTGGGGAACTGCGCTGGCATCTGTACTGGCGGCTAACCACCCGCAGGTTTATCTATGGACGCGCAAGCCCGAACAAGCCGCCGAGATTAATGAATCTCATACGAATGAACATTACCTGCCCGGCATTACTCTGGCAGATAATATTATCGCCACTACGGATATGGAGGCTGCCGTCTCGGGTTCCAAGGCGGTTGTTATCGTAGCGCCCTCTTCAGGGATGCGCCAGGTGGCCCGCAGCCTCAAGGCATTCTGGAAGGAAGACATGCTCTGTATTCATGCGACCAAAGGCTTTGAGACGGAGTCCAGAAAACGGATGTCCACGGTGATCTCCGAGGAGCTGGGCTGCAGGGAAGAACAGATTGTAGTGCTCTCCGGACCCAGCCATGCCGAGGAAGTGGTGCGCCTTTGCCCTACTACGGTCGTTGTGGCTTCGCGGGATGACAGCCGTGCCGCAGCCGCTCAGGAGCTGTTCATTAATAATGATTTCCGTGTCTACACCAACCGGGACCAGGTAGGTGTCGAACTGGCTGGTGCGCTTAAGAATATCATTGCTCTCGGCGCAGGACTTTCGGACGGCCTGGGCTTCGGGGATAATGCCAAAGCAGCGCTGCTTACAAGAGGCCTTGCTGAAATTTCGCGTGTCGGCGTTGAGCTTGGCGCCAATCCGCTGACCTTCTCAGGGCTTGCGGGATTAGGTGACCTCGTAGTAACCGCAACCAGCCAGCACAGCCGCAACTGGCGTGCAGGCTCTTTGTTAGGCAAGGGTAAGCCGCTGGCAGAGGTCCTGGATTCCATGGGGATGGTTGTAGAAGGAATACGCACGACAGAGGCAGCCTATGCCATCTCGCTGGATTTGGGTGTGCAGATGCCGATTACCGACCAGATTTATCATGTGCTATTTAAGGACAGAACACCGCGCAACGCTGTTGAAGCACTGATGGGCCGGGACCGCAAAACAGAGATGGAGGCGATCTCCCAGGAAACCTGGGAGCAGTGGCATTCCTGA
- the plsY gene encoding glycerol-3-phosphate 1-O-acyltransferase PlsY — protein MAFELLVIVISYLLGSVSFSVLLVRLLKGIDIRQYGSGNAGATNTLRVMGKGPAILVLVLDVLKGIAAVWLGTWAGGWGTWVAVACGIAAIIGHNWPLYFRFRGGKGIATTIGVMATLVFWPALIAGIIAILSIVITRYVSLGSLIFVALTPVFLLFSDFTMPELWGSLIIAVFAFWRHRSNIVKISQGRENKIGSKVKEGNRVV, from the coding sequence GTGGCGTTTGAACTTCTGGTTATCGTTATAAGCTATTTGCTTGGCTCCGTCAGCTTCAGCGTATTGCTCGTCCGGCTGCTTAAGGGAATTGACATCCGCCAATACGGAAGCGGTAATGCGGGCGCCACAAATACACTGCGTGTGATGGGGAAGGGACCGGCCATTCTGGTACTGGTTCTGGACGTACTGAAGGGAATTGCTGCAGTCTGGCTCGGAACCTGGGCCGGCGGATGGGGGACCTGGGTAGCGGTGGCCTGCGGTATTGCCGCCATCATCGGCCATAACTGGCCGCTGTACTTCCGCTTCCGCGGCGGTAAAGGCATTGCCACCACAATTGGCGTAATGGCGACACTGGTCTTTTGGCCGGCGCTTATCGCGGGCATCATTGCCATACTGTCCATTGTTATTACCCGGTACGTCTCGCTCGGCTCTCTGATATTTGTGGCACTGACACCTGTCTTTCTGCTGTTCTCTGACTTTACAATGCCTGAGCTGTGGGGAAGTCTTATTATCGCTGTGTTCGCTTTCTGGAGGCACCGCAGCAACATTGTGAAGATCAGCCAGGGAAGAGAGAATAAAATCGGCTCCAAGGTCAAGGAGGGGAACCGCGTTGTCTGA
- the der gene encoding ribosome biogenesis GTPase Der, with amino-acid sequence MARPVVAIVGRPNVGKSTIFNRLIGDKLAIVEDKPGITRDRIYGISDWNGKSFSVIDTGGIEVDGEDFILRSIRVQAELAIEEADVIIFMCEAKSGLTNADEEVAQILFRSGKPIVLAINKVDNMKRAEDIYEFYSLGIGDPIGISGSHGTGIGDLLDAVVERLPDKEDVEYDDDVIRVALIGRPNVGKSSLVNAILGEERVIVSDVAGTTRDAIDTPFERDGQRYVLIDTAGMRKRGKVYESTEKYSVMRAMRAIERADVVLVVINGQEGIIDQDKHIAGYAHDAGKASIFVVNKWDAVEKDDKTMQNFENTIRDHFLFMTYAPVVFLSALTKQRLQKLLPVVQHVAQQHALRITTHLVNDVVSDAVAINPPPTDKGRRLRINYVTQVAVKPPTIVVFVNDPSLMHFSYERYLENKIRAAFNFEGTPIRLFTRRKSENEG; translated from the coding sequence ATGGCAAGACCTGTTGTGGCCATTGTCGGAAGACCTAACGTCGGAAAATCAACGATTTTCAACAGACTTATCGGTGACAAGCTGGCCATTGTAGAAGATAAACCGGGAATTACACGTGACCGGATCTATGGAATTTCAGATTGGAACGGCAAATCCTTCAGCGTAATTGATACCGGAGGCATTGAGGTGGATGGCGAGGATTTCATTCTCCGGTCCATCCGCGTTCAGGCAGAGCTGGCTATTGAGGAAGCGGATGTTATCATCTTCATGTGCGAGGCGAAAAGCGGGTTGACCAATGCAGATGAAGAGGTAGCGCAAATTCTGTTCCGGTCCGGCAAGCCGATCGTGCTGGCCATCAATAAAGTGGATAATATGAAGCGCGCGGAAGACATCTACGAATTCTACAGTCTGGGAATCGGCGACCCTATCGGTATATCCGGCAGCCACGGGACCGGAATCGGTGATCTGCTGGATGCGGTCGTGGAGCGCCTTCCGGATAAGGAAGATGTGGAATATGATGATGACGTTATTCGTGTGGCATTGATCGGACGCCCGAATGTAGGTAAATCTTCTCTGGTAAATGCAATTCTGGGTGAAGAACGCGTAATCGTCAGCGATGTCGCGGGAACTACACGTGATGCGATTGACACCCCGTTTGAACGGGACGGGCAGCGGTATGTGCTGATTGATACTGCAGGGATGCGCAAGCGCGGGAAGGTATATGAATCTACAGAAAAATACAGCGTAATGCGTGCAATGCGTGCCATTGAACGCGCTGATGTAGTGCTTGTCGTTATTAATGGCCAGGAGGGCATTATTGACCAGGACAAGCATATTGCCGGTTATGCCCATGATGCAGGTAAAGCGTCGATCTTCGTAGTCAACAAGTGGGATGCCGTCGAGAAGGACGACAAGACGATGCAGAACTTCGAGAATACGATCCGTGACCATTTCCTGTTCATGACTTATGCTCCGGTAGTTTTCCTGTCCGCACTCACGAAGCAGCGCCTGCAGAAGCTGCTGCCGGTAGTGCAGCATGTCGCACAGCAGCATGCTCTGCGGATTACCACCCACCTCGTGAACGATGTGGTATCCGATGCTGTAGCCATCAATCCTCCGCCAACGGATAAAGGGCGGCGCCTGCGCATTAATTATGTAACACAGGTTGCCGTGAAGCCGCCGACGATTGTGGTGTTCGTCAATGACCCGTCACTGATGCACTTCTCCTATGAGCGTTATCTGGAGAACAAGATCCGTGCGGCGTTCAATTTTGAAGGCACACCAATCCGCCTGTTTACCCGGCGCAAATCCGAAAACGAAGGTTAG
- the rpsA gene encoding 30S ribosomal protein S1, with protein sequence MSEEIKNQEAAGNVENNETVEATEAVESAVAAAGNEEEVTSQEGLEIISVKKGDTVKGTIVKIEDNQAYVSIGYKYDGVIPIRELSSVQLDNAAAAVEVGQEVECKVVSVNDNKESLVLSKRAIDSEKSWEDLEKYFASQEAFEVTVADVVKGGLVADVGARGFIPASMVERHFVEDFSDYKGRTLRVKVKELDRENSKVILSAKEVLEEEFEANKQKIMSELSEGQIIEGTVQRLTQFGAFVDVGGVDGLVHVSEIAWNHVEKPSDVVSEGDKVTVKVLKVDPEKGKISLSIKAAAPGPWDSAAGKINIGDVVTGEVKRLVNFGAFVELLPGVEGLVHISQISHKHIGTPHEVLKEGQEVQVKVLDFNPSEKRVSLSIKETEEAPAPAARPERSSNRDRAPKEVLNNPNVSLSNEGLSFTLAERFGDKLDKFKGNN encoded by the coding sequence ATGTCTGAAGAAATCAAAAATCAGGAAGCTGCGGGTAATGTTGAGAACAACGAAACCGTAGAAGCAACAGAAGCTGTGGAATCCGCAGTGGCTGCTGCCGGTAATGAAGAAGAAGTGACTAGCCAAGAAGGTTTGGAAATCATTTCTGTGAAAAAAGGCGATACCGTGAAAGGAACAATCGTCAAAATCGAAGATAACCAAGCTTATGTAAGCATTGGATATAAATATGACGGTGTGATTCCGATTCGCGAACTTTCTTCCGTACAGCTGGACAACGCTGCTGCAGCGGTTGAAGTTGGACAAGAAGTGGAATGCAAAGTAGTAAGCGTCAATGACAACAAAGAAAGCCTGGTTCTTTCCAAACGTGCGATTGACAGCGAAAAATCATGGGAAGATCTGGAAAAGTATTTTGCTTCCCAGGAAGCTTTCGAAGTTACTGTGGCTGATGTTGTTAAGGGCGGTCTCGTAGCTGATGTAGGCGCACGCGGATTCATCCCTGCATCCATGGTAGAACGTCACTTCGTTGAAGATTTCAGCGACTACAAAGGCCGCACACTGCGTGTAAAAGTGAAAGAACTTGACCGCGAGAACAGCAAGGTTATTCTTTCCGCCAAAGAAGTTCTGGAAGAAGAATTCGAAGCCAACAAACAAAAGATTATGTCCGAGCTGTCCGAAGGACAAATCATTGAAGGTACTGTACAACGCCTGACCCAATTCGGCGCATTTGTTGATGTAGGCGGCGTTGACGGTCTGGTTCACGTATCCGAAATCGCTTGGAACCACGTTGAGAAGCCATCCGATGTTGTTTCCGAAGGCGACAAGGTTACTGTTAAAGTACTTAAAGTTGATCCGGAAAAAGGCAAAATCAGCCTCAGCATCAAAGCTGCCGCTCCAGGTCCTTGGGATTCTGCAGCAGGCAAAATCAACATCGGCGATGTAGTAACAGGCGAAGTTAAACGCCTTGTGAACTTCGGCGCATTCGTTGAACTGCTTCCGGGCGTAGAAGGCCTTGTGCACATCTCGCAAATTTCCCACAAGCACATCGGCACTCCGCACGAAGTTCTCAAAGAAGGACAAGAAGTTCAAGTGAAGGTTCTGGACTTCAATCCATCCGAGAAACGCGTTAGCCTGAGCATCAAAGAAACCGAAGAAGCTCCAGCTCCTGCAGCGAGACCTGAACGCAGCAGCAACAGAGACAGAGCGCCAAAAGAAGTGCTGAACAATCCTAACGTATCGCTCAGCAACGAAGGCCTCAGCTTCACGCTGGCTGAACGTTTCGGCGACAAGCTCGACAAATTCAAGGGTAACAACTAA
- a CDS encoding lysophospholipid acyltransferase family protein, which translates to MIYVICRGLLRLIYAILFPLKIVGRENVPKEGGVLLCANHISLLDPMTIGIKLQRQVKYMAKAELFKVPVLGWLINKLGAFPVKRGGVSKESIKTALNTLRGGHVMGIFPEGTRNSDSGVAKKGAASFALRSGAAVVPAAIVGSYKPFRRMTVIYGAPIDLSSFEGSGSESLEEVTDVIMGRIHEMMKTGKPSAR; encoded by the coding sequence ATGATTTATGTAATTTGCCGTGGATTGCTTCGCTTGATTTATGCCATCCTGTTCCCGCTCAAGATTGTGGGAAGAGAGAATGTGCCAAAGGAGGGCGGGGTACTGCTCTGCGCCAACCACATCAGTCTGCTCGATCCGATGACGATCGGGATCAAACTGCAACGTCAGGTAAAGTATATGGCCAAGGCGGAGCTTTTCAAGGTTCCGGTGCTGGGCTGGCTCATCAACAAGCTGGGCGCTTTTCCTGTCAAACGCGGCGGCGTAAGCAAAGAATCCATCAAAACGGCCCTTAATACGCTTCGCGGCGGACATGTTATGGGCATTTTCCCGGAAGGAACGCGCAACTCCGATTCCGGTGTGGCTAAGAAGGGCGCGGCCAGTTTTGCGCTCCGCAGCGGTGCAGCAGTTGTTCCTGCCGCTATAGTCGGATCTTACAAGCCTTTCCGGCGGATGACTGTTATTTATGGGGCTCCTATCGATCTCAGTTCATTTGAAGGCTCAGGCAGTGAATCTCTTGAGGAAGTTACCGATGTGATCATGGGGCGGATCCATGAGATGATGAAGACCGGCAAGCCCAGTGCCAGGTAA
- the cmk gene encoding (d)CMP kinase translates to MDRQGTHTYDRINVAIDGPAGAGKSTVARLVAQRLSYIYVDTGAMYRAITWDMICKGIPAEDHELVGRKVRDMVIELVPEKDVQKVLINGEDVTPHIRSLQVSGQVSQYSKIEGVRSRLSHLQRQMALRKGVVMDGRDIGTTVLPDAEVKIFMTATVEERALRRYKELKDAETVTLQQLEHDIAARDRLDEGREISPLRRAEDAILLDTTHMDINQVVEAIVAHCGSHVNGERNHS, encoded by the coding sequence TTGGATAGGCAGGGTACACATACTTACGACAGAATTAACGTCGCCATCGACGGACCTGCCGGGGCAGGCAAGAGCACTGTAGCCCGATTGGTAGCCCAAAGACTTTCTTACATTTATGTGGATACAGGGGCCATGTACCGGGCAATTACCTGGGATATGATCTGTAAGGGCATACCGGCGGAAGATCATGAGCTGGTGGGCCGTAAGGTCCGCGATATGGTGATTGAGCTTGTTCCGGAGAAGGATGTACAGAAAGTGCTGATCAATGGGGAAGACGTAACCCCGCATATCCGCAGTCTTCAGGTCAGCGGCCAGGTGTCGCAGTATTCGAAGATCGAGGGTGTCCGGTCACGGCTCAGCCATTTGCAGCGTCAGATGGCGCTCCGCAAGGGAGTCGTTATGGACGGCCGTGATATCGGTACGACCGTACTGCCGGATGCTGAAGTGAAGATCTTCATGACAGCAACTGTGGAGGAGCGGGCACTCCGCCGTTACAAGGAGCTTAAGGATGCGGAAACAGTGACTCTCCAGCAGCTTGAACATGATATTGCAGCACGCGACCGTCTGGATGAAGGACGGGAGATTTCACCGCTGCGCCGTGCGGAAGATGCTATTCTTCTGGACACGACCCATATGGATATCAATCAGGTGGTGGAGGCTATTGTAGCCCATTGCGGATCTCATGTTAACGGGGAGAGAAATCATTCATGA